One stretch of Saccharopolyspora erythraea DNA includes these proteins:
- a CDS encoding sugar phosphate isomerase/epimerase family protein codes for MTDFPHAVRDRDVPSGVAARMSTPEPGDPRLARLSLNQRTTANWSLREAVDGCTAAGLGSIGVWREPVAEAGLATAARMIGDAGLRVSSVCRGGFFTAAEPAARAAAHRDNLAAIDEAAALGCRTLVLVPGGLPEGDRDIAGARSRVAEAVAALVSHARERGVRLGIEPMHPIFAADRGVVSTLAQALDIAEQHPSDVAGVVVDTFHVWWEPGVLEQIDRAGERIVSYQVCDWITPLPADTLLSRGMVGDGHVDFAALTRAVAATGYRGDVEVEIFNADVWAAPGADVLATMARRYVELVQPYL; via the coding sequence ATGACCGATTTCCCCCATGCGGTGCGGGATCGCGACGTTCCCTCCGGTGTCGCGGCTCGGATGTCCACTCCGGAACCGGGTGATCCGCGGCTGGCCCGGCTCTCGCTGAACCAGCGCACCACCGCCAACTGGTCGCTGCGCGAGGCGGTGGACGGGTGCACCGCGGCCGGGCTCGGCTCCATCGGTGTCTGGCGGGAACCGGTGGCCGAGGCCGGCCTCGCCACCGCGGCGCGGATGATCGGCGACGCCGGGCTCCGCGTGTCGTCGGTGTGCCGAGGAGGTTTCTTCACCGCGGCGGAGCCGGCGGCGCGAGCCGCCGCCCACCGGGACAACCTCGCGGCCATCGACGAGGCCGCGGCGCTGGGATGCCGCACGCTCGTGCTCGTACCCGGTGGACTGCCGGAAGGCGACCGCGACATCGCGGGGGCACGCTCGCGCGTCGCCGAGGCCGTCGCCGCGTTGGTGTCCCATGCACGCGAACGCGGGGTCCGGCTGGGCATCGAGCCGATGCACCCGATCTTCGCCGCCGACCGGGGTGTGGTCTCCACCCTCGCCCAGGCGCTCGACATCGCCGAGCAGCACCCGAGCGACGTGGCCGGGGTCGTGGTCGACACCTTCCACGTGTGGTGGGAACCGGGTGTTCTGGAGCAGATCGACCGGGCGGGCGAGCGCATCGTCAGCTACCAGGTGTGCGACTGGATCACCCCGCTGCCGGCCGACACCCTGCTCAGCCGCGGGATGGTGGGCGACGGCCACGTCGACTTCGCCGCCCTCACCCGGGCGGTCGCCGCCACCGGCTACCGGGGCGATGTCGAGGTCGAGATCTTCAACGCCGATGTCTGGGCCGCGCCCGGAGCCGACGTCCTGGCGACGATGGCCCGCCGCTACGTGGAGCTCGTGCAGCCGTACCTCTAG
- a CDS encoding PQQ-dependent sugar dehydrogenase — MGVRRRWVSAITATVVAAALVAPPAGAGPTTAPDAPITDPIPEQPEQSRLGLVLQEYAQLPASQATPPATDPRLIRHNRINYVGEVPDGSGRMYVPDLNGPLYLLDGGRQHVYLDFKERFEHFFSGRGMGSGFGFVAFHPEFAGNGRFYTVHTEDEEAIATEEPTYPNQPDAFVQSVVTEWTADDPSADEFSGTSREIFRFGFSTQIHAVQQIDFNPTARPGDPDYGLLYMAVGDGGIGLDTDIPQDMSTPAGKILRIDPDGTNGPNGQYGIPASNPFAGKPGAIGEIYALGMRDPHRFSWDPGGRHAMYLGHIGQHAIEAVYEVRAGDNLGWSPREGRFEFRPENQCWLYPLPEDDEKYGYVYPVAAYDHDPPPNWPCNSDSGHAISGGQVYRGADLPRLRGKYVFGDLVDGRVLYTEVDEMRRGEQRAPLHEMQLFDTGGKRMRMTDFAGDGRVDLRFGTDSQRNLYLLAKANGKIWKVVGTRTGAGSEVTGSVERDLVAYYDFEHPFAADDSKELDGGSSRTLLTQVNGGEDMRVADSAFPGSNNALQVRQVEPEANGNDDWKAGTWDGDADGVGSLGAFNGTKGATVMGWFKMTGENPSPDSTTPEPGDRFNAVGLAGVLSGDSDGHDVRALLELINVDGRLRLVALGRRLDGGASQTFAARQDWRELLPPGEWVHLAATFDYTTGDMALYRNGRPLPGFYTVPGDPWQIDGSGASSTNPRGIKIGGSFPQNNVERNPCNCRMDSLMFLDTAAGADTIAQQYRRFLRH; from the coding sequence ATGGGCGTGCGAAGAAGATGGGTCTCCGCGATCACCGCGACGGTGGTCGCGGCGGCCCTGGTGGCACCACCGGCCGGGGCCGGCCCCACGACCGCCCCCGACGCACCGATCACCGATCCGATCCCCGAGCAGCCGGAGCAGTCCCGCCTCGGGCTGGTCCTGCAGGAGTACGCGCAGCTCCCCGCGTCGCAGGCGACGCCGCCCGCGACCGACCCGCGCCTGATCCGGCACAACCGGATCAACTACGTCGGCGAGGTCCCCGACGGGTCCGGCCGGATGTACGTGCCCGACCTCAACGGCCCGCTCTACCTGCTCGACGGTGGGCGGCAGCACGTCTACCTCGACTTCAAGGAGCGCTTCGAGCACTTCTTCTCCGGCCGCGGCATGGGCAGCGGTTTCGGCTTCGTCGCCTTCCACCCGGAGTTCGCCGGGAACGGCCGGTTCTACACGGTGCACACCGAGGACGAGGAGGCGATCGCCACCGAGGAGCCCACCTACCCGAACCAGCCGGACGCGTTCGTGCAGAGCGTGGTCACCGAGTGGACGGCCGACGACCCGTCCGCCGACGAGTTCTCGGGAACCAGCCGGGAGATCTTCCGCTTCGGGTTCAGCACCCAGATCCACGCCGTCCAGCAGATCGACTTCAACCCGACCGCCAGGCCCGGCGACCCCGACTACGGCCTGCTCTACATGGCGGTCGGCGACGGCGGCATCGGCCTGGACACCGACATCCCGCAGGACATGAGCACGCCGGCGGGCAAGATCCTGCGGATCGATCCCGACGGCACCAACGGACCCAACGGCCAGTACGGCATCCCGGCGTCGAACCCGTTCGCAGGCAAGCCCGGCGCGATAGGCGAGATCTACGCGCTGGGGATGCGCGACCCGCACCGGTTCAGCTGGGACCCGGGCGGCAGGCACGCGATGTACCTCGGCCACATCGGCCAGCACGCGATCGAGGCGGTGTACGAGGTCCGCGCGGGCGACAACCTCGGGTGGAGTCCGCGCGAGGGACGTTTCGAGTTCCGCCCGGAGAACCAGTGCTGGCTGTACCCCCTGCCCGAGGACGACGAGAAGTACGGCTACGTCTACCCCGTCGCGGCCTACGACCACGACCCGCCGCCGAACTGGCCGTGCAACTCCGACAGCGGCCACGCCATCTCCGGCGGTCAGGTCTACCGCGGGGCGGATCTGCCGCGGCTGCGCGGCAAGTACGTCTTCGGGGACCTCGTGGACGGCCGCGTCCTCTACACCGAGGTCGACGAGATGAGGCGCGGCGAGCAGCGCGCGCCCCTGCACGAGATGCAACTGTTCGACACCGGCGGCAAGCGGATGCGGATGACCGACTTCGCCGGCGACGGGCGCGTGGACCTGCGCTTCGGGACCGACTCCCAACGCAACCTCTACCTGCTCGCCAAGGCCAACGGCAAGATCTGGAAGGTCGTCGGCACCCGCACGGGCGCCGGGTCCGAGGTCACCGGCAGTGTCGAGCGCGACCTCGTCGCCTACTACGACTTCGAGCACCCTTTCGCGGCCGACGACTCCAAGGAGCTGGACGGCGGTTCGTCGCGCACCCTGCTCACGCAGGTCAACGGCGGCGAGGACATGCGGGTGGCCGACAGCGCGTTCCCGGGCAGCAACAACGCGCTCCAGGTGCGGCAGGTCGAGCCCGAGGCGAACGGCAACGACGACTGGAAGGCCGGAACCTGGGACGGTGACGCCGACGGTGTCGGGTCGCTCGGCGCCTTCAACGGCACCAAGGGGGCGACGGTGATGGGCTGGTTCAAGATGACCGGCGAGAACCCGAGTCCCGACTCCACGACGCCCGAACCCGGCGACCGGTTCAACGCCGTCGGCCTGGCCGGCGTCCTCAGCGGCGACTCCGACGGTCACGACGTCCGTGCGCTGCTGGAACTGATCAACGTGGACGGCAGGCTCCGCCTGGTCGCGCTGGGCCGGCGGCTCGACGGCGGCGCTTCCCAGACCTTCGCCGCGCGGCAGGACTGGCGGGAGCTGCTACCGCCCGGCGAATGGGTGCACCTGGCCGCGACGTTCGACTACACCACCGGCGACATGGCCCTCTACCGCAACGGGCGACCCCTCCCGGGCTTCTACACCGTCCCGGGCGACCCGTGGCAGATCGACGGGTCCGGTGCGAGCTCGACGAACCCGCGGGGCATCAAGATCGG